One uncultured Carboxylicivirga sp. genomic window, GTTTTTGCTTGAATCGATTATTATTGGTCAGGTGGGTGGAGCAGTTGGTATAATATTGGGTATAATTATTGGAAATTTAATGTCAATTGCATTGAAAGCTCCTTTTGTTGTGCCGTGGAACTGGGTAATCTTGGGTGTTGCCATTTGCTTAACAGTTGGTTTACTCTCAGGCCTTATGCCAGCATTGAAAGCAGCCAAGCTGGATCCGATCGAATCGCTACGTTATGAATAATATAACTTCTTCAGTTATGAATTAATTCAACTATATGTCGAAGATATCCAGAAAGAATGGAGTTGTCATTACACTAGGTATTCTGTTGCTTCTTATCGCAGGTCTTTTTATTTGGCTGAGAGTTGAAACAAGTCCTGTTATATCTCCATTTCAAGAAATTTATGTTGATAGTCCTGATTCCATTGTAATTCAGTCTGACTCTTTGGTGGAACCTATCATTTATCATGGTAATCCCGATCTGAGAAAAGTCAGGGGTGAAGAGAGAAAAGATTTATTTGTGAATTTGATGCTTCCTTCGATAATGATAGCGCAGAAAAAGGTTGAGCGAGAAAGAAAGAAGCTTGAACGACTGGCTCAAAAGATTGAGAAAGGGAGAATCAGAGCCCATGATAGTCTGTTAGTTGATTCAATTGTAGCCTATTTTAAATGTAAAGATATTCATCAGGTAATTAATAGTTTAGAGCAACATCCTGTCAGTATTATATTAGCCCAGGCTGCTATTGAAAGTGGATGGGGTACATCCCGTTTTTTTCTTGAAGCCAACAATGTATTTGGCATTTGGTCATACAATGAATATGAAGAAAGAATTGCTGCTTCAGAAACAAGGGATGATAACACAATTTATCTTCGAAAGTACAATAATCTGTATGGATCAGTATACGACTATTTAATTACGGTTGCCCGGGCACCGGCATATAAAAAATTACGGGAAGTGCGATTGGAGTCTGATGATCCGTATGAATTAATACAGTATCTGGTGAATTATTCCGAGCTTCGTGATGAATATGTAAAGATCTTAGGTGCTGTAATCAGACAAAATGACTTTACACAATATGATCATTATAAATTAGTTGAAATAGATGAAGACGATCCACTCTGGCAAAGTTTATAAATGGTTAGGTGTAATATTTTTTACCAGCCTTTTTTTTATTGGATCTCTTCAGGCCTGGCATTTAGCAATCTCAAAAGTTATCCAAAACAATAAATGGTCTGTTAAAGCATTGGTTTATCATCGATTCGGAGATGACAGATATCCATCTACGAATACATCTGTAGAAGATTTTGAAGCTCAGATAAAATGGCTGAGAGAGAATGGTTATATTTCAGTGAAGGCATCTGAGGTTTATGCTTTAAATGATAAGGATGTAAAGAAGTATGTTTGTATTACTGTTGATGACGGGTATAAGTCTTTTCTGCAAAATGGACTGCCAATTCTGAAGAAATATGGCATGAAATCTACTATTTATGTCAATACAGAAAGCGTAGGTTGGGGTGATTATCTTTCATGGGATGAATTAAAATCAATTCAAAAAGAGGGTGTGGAAATTGGAAATCATTCGCATTCGCATGCCTACTTTTTAAATAAAGATGCAGAAGAAAGAAGTATTTATTTTGAATCAGATCTGGATCTGGCTGAGAAACTATTTAAAAAAAATTTAGGAAGTATTCCTAAGTCGTATGCTTATCCTTTTGGTGAATTTGATGAAGGTATGATGAGTGTACTTAAAAACAATGGTTATCGCTTATCCTTTGCTCAAAATTCAGGTGTTTGGTGCGAAACTAATGACCCGTATGCCATTCCAAGGTTTCCAATGTCAGGAAAGATTTCGATTGACAAATTTATTTCCAAAGTTAAGATGGAACCTTTCAGGGTTTTAACTGAAAAAAAATCTCCATTTATAGAAGGTCACGGTAAGAGTATCAACGTTTCATTTAACTATAATCAGAGTAATTATGTTGGCGGTATAAATTGTTTCAAAAATGGCATAAATTATAATGATGTTCAAACATATGAAGATATTTATATGGTTAAATTAAATCTGTCGGATAAAAAGAGACGAACCTTGGTTACATTAACAATAAAAGACAAAGAGGGTAATTGGTGTTGGTATAGTCACTTATTTATTATACCTCAAATAGTAGAATGAATTTTAATATGATTTGTGCTTTAGTGTTTTACGGATCATTGTTATGATGCTACATTTATTAGAGGTAACTGTTTGAAAAATTATACGGAAAAAAAGACTTTAATATCTTCCTTTAAGTCATAGCGTAAGGTTATTTATCTTAAAAAATATTTAAACTTCTTTGCCTAAAATCAAACTTTCCTAAAAAGGCTACGTAATAAACTCTAACACATCCAAACTGCTAATATGTTAAAGTAGGATAAAGACAGGAGAGCAAACATATTCGCACAATACATATTGAATAAATAGCATTGTTTATCTAAGGCAGTGGGGTGATATTGTACGCTTATATTTTAGCATATGAAAAGAAAACTACTATCCTATTCAATGAGTGTCTTTTTACTGTGTGTTGGTTTTATTTCCAATGCGCAGGTAGGGCGTGAGTTTTGGTTTGTAGCACCTGAAGTAACAAATGCACATGGTGATTCTCCGGTTGTTTTTCGTATTACAACTTATGATGTTGGTACCAATGTTACCATTTCTAGTCCGGCAAATACTTCTTTCAATACCGTTAATGTATATATTGGTCCTAATACCCAGTATACAGTAAATGATTACAACTATGCACAGGATGTTCTTGATAACAGACCTAGTAATCAGGTTAATAATAAGGGTATTTTAATAACAGCTCATGATGCTGATATCAGTGTTTATTATGAGATTGTAAATGGAAATAATCCTGATAAATTCACCTTAAAAGGCGCAAATGGTTTAGGAACAGAGTTTTTTGTTCCTTCTCAGAATATCTATATCAATCAAACATACACTCCAAAGGCTAGTGAGAAAGTAGATCTGGTTGCAACAACAGATGATACCAATATTGTTTTTATTCCGACTGCTGATGTAGTAGGTTATTCTGCTGGTGATACAATTGAGATATCCCTAGATAGAGGGCAGACTTTTTGTGTTGAAAATACAAACACTATACAAGGTTCATCTTTAGCAGGTTCCTATATTTCCTCAAATAATCCAATTGCAGTTACAATTTCTGATGATTCAATAAATGAGGATAAGAATGGAGGCGGATCCTGGGATTTAATAGGAGACCAGTTAATACCAACGAGTGTTATAGGCTTTAATTATGTAGTTGTTAATACTGCTCCTAATGGTCATAATAAAACAATCAATAAAGTTTTTGTATTGGCCACTGAGGATAACACTACAATTACATTGAATGGAAATACAAATCTTGTAACAACACTGAACAAGGGGCAACAGATATCCATCGACATAACACAGCATAATATGTACATAGAAGGTACAAAACCTATATATGTATATCAGTTATCAAGCCTGGATTATGGAAGTAGTAAAAGTAATGAGTTAGGTAGTGCTTTAATCCCTCATGCTGAATGTACAGGATCTGATATGGTTAGCTTTACGCGGATATTTACAAATCACTTTTTTTTGCAGCTACTGGTTAAAGGTGCTGACAAAGATAACTTTACAATCAAAGATGAAAATGGAAATGTGCTATCAGATTTCTTTAAGAATACGGTTTGGAATAAGGTGGAAGGAAGCGGAGATGGAGATGAACAATGGTTTACATGTAATATTGACTTAAGTTCCTCTATTTCAACAAATCAACCGTACTACATTGCCAATTCAACCGGACTATTTCATCTGAGTGTTTTAGAGGAAAATGGGACAAGTGCCAGTTATGGCTATTTTTCATCGTTTAGTAATTTAACTATTAGTGGTTTAACCGAGGCATGTTATGGAAATGTTTTGAAGTTAACCACCGACGAAGAAATGTTAAATTATCAATGGTTTTCAGACCAATCATCCGGAATTGTTTCTGATCCAACTCAAAGATCTATCGATGTTAACCAAAGTGGTAAATATTGGGTGCAGGCAGAAATGGCTTTTGGAGGATGTGAATTGGTTGATACCATTGATGTTGTTTTTAATCGTCCGGTTATTGATCTGGGGAATGATACCACTGTTTGCCCTGGATCAATTTTAGATTTTGCAGGTGAAGAGGCATCATACACTTATAATTGGAGTAATGGTGCAAATACAATCAATACAAGTGTTACTGTGACTGAACTTTATGATAATGATTTATCTGTTTTGGTAACTGATGCGGAAGGTTGTTCAAATGGTGACACCATTAATATTAAAGCCTTTCTTTTATCTGAGATAAATTTAGATTTTGATACAGTATGTATAGGTCAGGCAGTTACTGTGGTAAATACTTTCTCAGAATACGAATGGAGTTTAAACGGAAATATTCTTAATACTGATCCAACTCAAAACTATTTAATACCAAGTATATCGGGTACTTATACTGTAACCTGTTTAACTTCCAATGGATGTGAAGTAACAAAGAATTTTGACATTGTGGTAAATCAACTTCCAATAGTTGACTTAAAAGATGAAACAACCTGTTTAGGTGAATCAATATTAGTTGATGGACCAACAGGAATCGGCTATTCTTATTTATGGAATGATGGTAGCACAAATAGCACGAATGAATTAACAACGGAGGGTACATTCTGGTTAGAAGTAACCGATGCAAATGGTTGTATTGGAAGAGATGAAGCTGAATTAAGTTTTACAATTCCTGTTCCAATTGATTTAGGTCCTGATAGAGTAGAGTGCGATCAAGCATTATTAGCCGTTTCCGACTATCAGAATTATAATAATTTTAAATGGTTCTTTATTGATGGAGCCGTTGAAACAGAAGTTATTGGTAATCCGACTGAGTATCAATATCTGGTTTTAAAAACAGATGGTTCAACCGAAGGACAATATAAGGTAGAAGCTGAAGATGCAAATGGCTGTCCGGTTAAAGATTCAGTAAATGTTAGCTTTATTCATGTACCAGTACCTACCTTAACTCTTAGTCAAAACTTATGTGCAAATGATACGGTGACTTTAACAGCTTCAACGGGATATAATGCATACAAATGGTTTAAAGATGGAATAGAACAAACTCAGTTTACTGATTTAAGTTCGATAGAAATATCTGAACCGGGTCAATATACTGTTGAGGTAACATTGTCGCAATGTTCTGCAAGCAATAATATTGATGTTCAATTATATGGTTTACCTACAGTTGAGTTGAAAGATGGTAATATCATTTGTCCAGGTGGAGAAACCACTTTAGCGATTGCCAATTATACACAATCATCCAGTGGAGGAGGTCTTGATTATCTTTATTGGGAAACCAATGACAACGTTCGCTTTACAGATTGGTCAAGTGCTAAATATACGGTTGATCAGGTAGGACAATATACTGTTACAGTAGTTGATAAATTTGGTTGTATATCAACTGATCAGGTTGATGTAACTCAACACACGCTACTATCTATTAATTTGACCGAATCATCTATTTGTGAGGATGAAACAATTACCTTACAAAATCCATTAACCAATGCGCAGAGTTACGAATGGTATCAATTGGTTTCGGGATCAGAAATTAAAGTAGCTGAAAACAACGATTACATTGTTTCAGGTTTGAATAGTGGTGTTTATTCTTATAAGTTGACTTTATTGGACGCAAATGGTTGTGAGAATTCAGATACTGTTGATATAACAATCAATGCAACTCCATCTTTCATATTAAATGACGCAACTGTTTGTCCGAATATTAACCATTCTTTTGACGGTCCCGCCGGGGCTTATCAATATTTATGGAGTGACGGTTCAACTAATCAGTCATTGGTTACATCTAATACAGGGCAGTATACTTTACAAGTTACAGATGCAAATGGTTGTTTAGCTTCAGAATCAGCTTCTTTAAGCAATTATTCACCTATACCAATTAATCTTGGACCAGATCGTCAGGAATGTGCAGGAATTGACTTAACGCTAACAGCAAGTTCAAGTCATAGTAATTATACATGGGAATTGGATGGTAATGTTTTAGTATCACAATTACCAGAATATAAATATTTAATATCTAATGGTCAAGTTAGTGATAACGGCACATACAGAGTAGTAGCTGAAGATATTAATGGTTGTGTTGTTGAAGATGAGGTTGTAGTTAATATTTATAATACTGATCCACCATCATTGGAAGTAACCGAAAATCTATGTAAGAATGAATCAATAGAAATTATTGCTTCAACAGGTTACGATAGTTATACCTGGTTTTATAATGGAGCACCAATAACTTCCGCTTTAAATGAAGATACAATTAGAATTGATAAACCAGGATTCTATTTGGTACAGGCAACTTATAATGCATGTGTTAAATTTAATGAGATTACAGTTGATGAATTTAGCTTACCCAATGTACAATTACCTGTTGATTTTGGTTTTTGTCAGGGAGGAGAGGCTATAATTGATGGGGTACAATTTCAGGTTTCTACAGATGGTAGTAATTTTGATTATTTGTATTGGGGAAAGGACAGTACAACCAGATACGATGATTGGCAGAATGTCTCATACACGGTTTCAACAGCAGGTACTTACAGTGTAACAGTAGTTGATGAAATTGGTTGTAAAGCTACAGACGAAATAGAAATATCAGAGTTTGCAGTTACTCCACCCGAACTCAATGGTCCGTTTACAGCATGTAATGATATTGGTGTTACCTTACAAAATACAGCAACCAATTCAACAAGTTATTCATGGTTTAAAGTTGTTTCTGGTATGGATATCAATGTTGCTAATGATGTTGATTACCTGGTAAATACCAGTGGAACTTATAAATTAGAGGTTGTAGATGCTAATGGCTGTGAAAGTAAAGATAGTGTGGAAATTACCATTAATTCTGTGCCGGAGTTTAAATTGGATGATGCCATTGTATGTCCTGGTATCACGCATCGGTTTGAAGATATCAACCTTAACGTTGCTAATTATGACTATTTGTGGAGT contains:
- a CDS encoding glucosaminidase domain-containing protein, translated to MSKISRKNGVVITLGILLLLIAGLFIWLRVETSPVISPFQEIYVDSPDSIVIQSDSLVEPIIYHGNPDLRKVRGEERKDLFVNLMLPSIMIAQKKVERERKKLERLAQKIEKGRIRAHDSLLVDSIVAYFKCKDIHQVINSLEQHPVSIILAQAAIESGWGTSRFFLEANNVFGIWSYNEYEERIAASETRDDNTIYLRKYNNLYGSVYDYLITVARAPAYKKLREVRLESDDPYELIQYLVNYSELRDEYVKILGAVIRQNDFTQYDHYKLVEIDEDDPLWQSL
- a CDS encoding polysaccharide deacetylase family protein, whose amino-acid sequence is MKTIHSGKVYKWLGVIFFTSLFFIGSLQAWHLAISKVIQNNKWSVKALVYHRFGDDRYPSTNTSVEDFEAQIKWLRENGYISVKASEVYALNDKDVKKYVCITVDDGYKSFLQNGLPILKKYGMKSTIYVNTESVGWGDYLSWDELKSIQKEGVEIGNHSHSHAYFLNKDAEERSIYFESDLDLAEKLFKKNLGSIPKSYAYPFGEFDEGMMSVLKNNGYRLSFAQNSGVWCETNDPYAIPRFPMSGKISIDKFISKVKMEPFRVLTEKKSPFIEGHGKSINVSFNYNQSNYVGGINCFKNGINYNDVQTYEDIYMVKLNLSDKKRRTLVTLTIKDKEGNWCWYSHLFIIPQIVE
- a CDS encoding T9SS type B sorting domain-containing protein, coding for MKRKLLSYSMSVFLLCVGFISNAQVGREFWFVAPEVTNAHGDSPVVFRITTYDVGTNVTISSPANTSFNTVNVYIGPNTQYTVNDYNYAQDVLDNRPSNQVNNKGILITAHDADISVYYEIVNGNNPDKFTLKGANGLGTEFFVPSQNIYINQTYTPKASEKVDLVATTDDTNIVFIPTADVVGYSAGDTIEISLDRGQTFCVENTNTIQGSSLAGSYISSNNPIAVTISDDSINEDKNGGGSWDLIGDQLIPTSVIGFNYVVVNTAPNGHNKTINKVFVLATEDNTTITLNGNTNLVTTLNKGQQISIDITQHNMYIEGTKPIYVYQLSSLDYGSSKSNELGSALIPHAECTGSDMVSFTRIFTNHFFLQLLVKGADKDNFTIKDENGNVLSDFFKNTVWNKVEGSGDGDEQWFTCNIDLSSSISTNQPYYIANSTGLFHLSVLEENGTSASYGYFSSFSNLTISGLTEACYGNVLKLTTDEEMLNYQWFSDQSSGIVSDPTQRSIDVNQSGKYWVQAEMAFGGCELVDTIDVVFNRPVIDLGNDTTVCPGSILDFAGEEASYTYNWSNGANTINTSVTVTELYDNDLSVLVTDAEGCSNGDTINIKAFLLSEINLDFDTVCIGQAVTVVNTFSEYEWSLNGNILNTDPTQNYLIPSISGTYTVTCLTSNGCEVTKNFDIVVNQLPIVDLKDETTCLGESILVDGPTGIGYSYLWNDGSTNSTNELTTEGTFWLEVTDANGCIGRDEAELSFTIPVPIDLGPDRVECDQALLAVSDYQNYNNFKWFFIDGAVETEVIGNPTEYQYLVLKTDGSTEGQYKVEAEDANGCPVKDSVNVSFIHVPVPTLTLSQNLCANDTVTLTASTGYNAYKWFKDGIEQTQFTDLSSIEISEPGQYTVEVTLSQCSASNNIDVQLYGLPTVELKDGNIICPGGETTLAIANYTQSSSGGGLDYLYWETNDNVRFTDWSSAKYTVDQVGQYTVTVVDKFGCISTDQVDVTQHTLLSINLTESSICEDETITLQNPLTNAQSYEWYQLVSGSEIKVAENNDYIVSGLNSGVYSYKLTLLDANGCENSDTVDITINATPSFILNDATVCPNINHSFDGPAGAYQYLWSDGSTNQSLVTSNTGQYTLQVTDANGCLASESASLSNYSPIPINLGPDRQECAGIDLTLTASSSHSNYTWELDGNVLVSQLPEYKYLISNGQVSDNGTYRVVAEDINGCVVEDEVVVNIYNTDPPSLEVTENLCKNESIEIIASTGYDSYTWFYNGAPITSALNEDTIRIDKPGFYLVQATYNACVKFNEITVDEFSLPNVQLPVDFGFCQGGEAIIDGVQFQVSTDGSNFDYLYWGKDSTTRYDDWQNVSYTVSTAGTYSVTVVDEIGCKATDEIEISEFAVTPPELNGPFTACNDIGVTLQNTATNSTSYSWFKVVSGMDINVANDVDYLVNTSGTYKLEVVDANGCESKDSVEITINSVPEFKLDDAIVCPGITHRFEDINLNVANYDYLWSDNSTNSYLETNLAGTYSLQVTDKNTLCSSVESVELSNYTPVTFKLGNDLSACVETDLTITAPSSFFNYIWKYNDGSNPEVTLVNQNPENKYQIINAQVSHSGDYIVEANDVNGCSVSDGLNVEIYDIDIPELELSKYLCEDEKATIIATAGYDSYEWYGNGLLLSSNQNLEIDEAGLYALITTYRQCVRANDINVTEYSKPSVQLPNAYSICPGEQDELRVASYSGSPFDYLYWNDATNQRYSSWQTAKYHVTIPSEYSVTVVDTLGCAASATIQISENSVTPLNLPESYTSCLNTGQMLTHNETNYQTYYWYKLNKNGEQLLETDNDYLATEPGSYKLQLVDLNGCQKSDTTVLILNQFPDIDLGDDRTACEMEYLVITAQGDFVSYKWNDDASLNTNKLLVTSAGKYKVEVTNTVGCLAADSVEINVQSAPQLDLGPDVTLCPGLTHPLSAPAGYSYLWSNGSVDQNIELEDGKHTLKITDSNGCSSTDTVTVNYFPQVVVDLGEDEYICPVLGTIELDAGDFVTYEWQNGEVTRTIRGEISDTVNIVNVVDANGCRGFDTKMVKYLSEPEIELLNDTSICSVDSLLLSVDWSNNNIQWSTGEQYPEIWVSNPGIYSVLANDGCFYLADTMEMIVVPTPFIASLDTSIYAQVVLFPEGGTEPYQYSINDGFYQNDNVFKNLENGEYIFNVMDVNGCMVSEIVNINDNLDLEIPKFITPNGDGYNDTWEITGLDRLPESIISIYDRYGKLLLKYSATDPGWDGKYLGKPMKSDDYWYVIELVPLGKHLKGNLTLKR